In a single window of the Lynx canadensis isolate LIC74 chromosome E2, mLynCan4.pri.v2, whole genome shotgun sequence genome:
- the LOC115502443 gene encoding olfactory receptor 5-like, whose protein sequence is MERPLELGNVTGVQEFVLLGLSTRLGIRIVLFAIFLALYLLTLLENTLIIYLICSHIELHKPMYFFLGNLSCLEMCYVSVTVPSLLVGLGSSPCHVPFAACMTQLFLFVALISTKCTLLASMAYDRYVAICRPLHYPLLMRPQVCLGLALSSWLGGLLVSVAKTSCIASLSYCGPNVLNHFFCDVSPLLNLSCTNVALTELVDFISAIVIFCGSLLVALASYVAIGRAVLHMPSAVTRCRALSTCASHLVVVGLFYGVVLFMYSRPRLIGSTDLNKVLSVIYTVVTPMCSPVIYCLRNREVQAVLHKALHSPRVSSATTHFAGS, encoded by the coding sequence ATGGAGAGGCCATTGGAGTTGGGCAACGTGACCGGAGTCCAGGAGTTTGTCTTGTTGGGTTTATCCACAAGGCTGGGCATAAGGATTGTCCTGTTTGCCATCTTCCTGGCCCTCTACCTGCTGACCCTCCTGGAGAACACGCTCATCATCTACCTCATCTGCAGTCACATCGAGCTCCACAAgcccatgtatttcttcctggGCAACCTGAGCTGCCTGGAGATGTGCTACGTGTCCGTGACCGTGCCCAGCCTGCTCGTGGGGCTGGGCTCCAGTCCATGCCATGTGCCCTTCGCAGCCTGCATGACACAGCTCTTTTTATTCGTAGCTCTCATTAGTACCAAGTGCACCCTCCTGGCCtccatggcctatgaccgctacgtGGCCATCTGCCGCCCACTCCACTACCCACTGCTCATGAGGCCCCAGGTCTGCCTGGGCTTAGCCTTGTCCTCATGGCTTGGGGGGCTGTTGGTCTCAGTGGCCAAGACATCATGCATCGCCAGCCTGTCCTACTGTGGCCCCAACGTCCTCAACCACTTCTTCTGTGACGTCTCCCCTCTGCTGAACCTGTCCTGCACCAACGTGGCCCTGACGGAGCTGGTGGACTTCATCTCTGCTATCGTCATCTTCTGTGGGTCATTGCTAGTGGCTCTGGCCTCCTATGTGGCCATCGGGAGGGCTGTGCTCCACATGCCGTCAGCCGTCACCCGCTGCAGAGCCCTCTCCACCTGTGCCTCCCACCTGGTGGTGGTGGGCCTCTTCTATGGGGTGGTCCTCTTCATGTATTCCCGCCCCCGCCTCATTGGTTCCACAGACCTCAACAAGGTGCTATCTGTCATCTACACGGTGGTCACGCCCATGTGCAGCCCCGTCATCTACTGCCTGCGGAACAGGGAGGTCCAGGCAGTGCTGCACAAAGCCCTCCACTCACCCCGGGTCTCTTCAGCGACAACACACTTTGCCGGCTCCTGA
- the LOC115502445 gene encoding olfactory receptor 5: protein MERPLELGNVTRVQKFVLLGLSTRPDIRDVLFAIFLTLYLLTLLENTLIIYLICSHIELHKPMYFFLGNLSCLEMCYVSVTMPSLLVGLWTGPYHISFTACMTQLFFFIVLICTECTLLASMAYDRYVAICRPLHYPLLMRPQVCLGLALSSWVGGLLVSVAKTSCIASLSYCGPNVLNHFFCDVSPLLNLSCTHVALTELVDFISAIVILWGSLLMAIASYVAIGRAVFHMPSAAARRKALSTCASHLVVVGIFYAATLFIYARPSRIEAMDLNKVLSVIYTVVTPMCNPVIYCLRNREVQAAFCRTLHQS, encoded by the coding sequence ATGGAGAGGCCCTTGGAGTTGGGCAATGTGACCAGAGTCCAGAAGTTTGTCTTGTTGGGTTTGTCCACAAGGCCAGACATAAGGGATGTCCTGTTTGCCATCTTCCTGACCCTCTACCTGCTGACCCTCCTGGAGAACACGCTCATCATCTACCTCATCTGCAGTCACATCGAGCTCCACAAgcccatgtatttcttcctggGCAACCTGAGCTGCCTGGAGATGTGCTACGTGTCCGTGACCATGCCCAGTCTGCTCGTGGGGCTGTGGACTGGACCTTACCATATTTCCTTCACAGCCTGCATGACACAGCTTTTCTTCTTCATAGTCCTCATCTGCACAGAGTGCACCCTCCTGGCCtccatggcctatgaccgctacgtGGCCATCTGCCGCCCACTCCACTACCCACTGCTCATGAGGCCCCAGGTCTGCCTGGGCTTAGCCTTGTCCTCATGGGTTGGGGGGCTGTTGGTCTCAGTGGCCAAGACATCATGCATCGCCAGCCTGTCCTACTGTGGCCCCAACGTCCTCAACCACTTCTTCTGTGACGTCTCCCCTCTGCTGAACCTGTCCTGCACCCACGTGGCCCTGACGGAGCTGGTGGACTTCATCTCTGCCATCGTCATCCTCTGGGGTTCCCTCCTCATGGCCATCGCCTCCTATGTGGCCATCGGGAGAGCTGTGTTCCACATGCCATCAGCCGCTGCCCGCCGCAAAGCCCTCTCCACCTGCGCCTCCCACCTGGTGGTGGTGGGCATCTTCTACGCAGCCACTCTCTTCATCTACGCCCGTCCCAGCCGCATAGAAGCCATGGACCTCAACAAGGTGCTGTCTGTCATCTACACGGTGGTCACACCTATGTGCAATCCTGTCATCTACTGCCTGCGGAACAGGGAGGTCCAGGCAGCATTCTGCAGAACCCTACACCAGTCCTGA